The Candidatus Desulfovibrio trichonymphae region ACTGTTCATAATCTCCATACGGCCGGTGTTCAACTTTCACAAACGGGAATTTCAGGAACTGTGGGCGGCGGTCAACCGGCAAATACGCATACGTGGAGGGAACAAAACTTACGCGCAGATCAACGACGGCGTACCGAGTGGTCTTGAACAGGTTAAGCAGCATATATCTCCGCGAGAATCAGGGAGCGCCGGGGAGCCTACAAGCAAGATATTGCCCAAGGTCAGGCTGGTCAAAAAGGGTGCGGCTGTGACTCAATCATTGCTTCCGCAGCTCGTCCCCGCCTTCAATAACTCAGGAATCCCCTGAAAGGCGCCCCATAAAAACGCATTAACGCTTGGAATATTGATATCTGGCGCGGGCTGCGCGCAAACCGTATTTTTTGCGTTCTTTCTTGCGCGCGTCACGCGTCAAGAGACCTGACTTCTTGAACACTGCGCGCAATTCCGGCTCCACCCGCAAAAGGGCGCGAGAAATACCGTGACGCACGGCTTCAGCCTGACCGGTAACGCCACCGCCGGAAACATTGACCTTGACGTCCAGTTTATCAGCCATTTTTGA contains the following coding sequences:
- the rpsI gene encoding 30S ribosomal protein S9; this translates as MREKFEYGTGRRKTATARTRLYTGSGAIVINGRSCEEYFPRKTLQMIIRQPLVLSKMADKLDVKVNVSGGGVTGQAEAVRHGISRALLRVEPELRAVFKKSGLLTRDARKKERKKYGLRAARARYQYSKR